In one Kwoniella botswanensis chromosome 3, complete sequence genomic region, the following are encoded:
- a CDS encoding NAD(P)H:quinone oxidoreductase, type IV translates to MIFQPSSVGIATAAFNLGGVSRKSTRPIRSTQPIIAVVFYSTYGHIGALAEKVIEGAKSTGAIVKPYFIEETLPKEVLEKMYAGGSLNPKYPLATPEALKEADGIIIGAPTRYGRVPAQVSALFDRTGGLWATGGLVGKFVSMFTSTAGQHSGHETTITTTFPFFAHHGLVYVPIGYSNPLVGEIGSVQGGSPYGASTVAAADGHLQPTENDLAVAEHQGKYFSNFVATFVKGKTVA, encoded by the exons ATGATTTTTCAGCCATCCTCCGTTGGAATCGCGACTGCCGCTTTCAATCTTGGAGGTGTTTCTAGAAAATCAACGAGACCCATTAG GTCCACCCAACCCATCATTGCCGTTGTCTTCTACTCCACTTACGGACACATCGGTGCCCTCGCTGAGAAGGTCATCGAAGGTGCTAAATCAACTGGTGCCATCGTCAAGCCATACTTCAT CGAGGAGACCCTTCCTAAGGAAGTTCTTGAGAAGATGTACGCTGGTGGTTCATTGAACCCCAAATACCCTCTTGCTACCCCTGAGGCCCTCAAGGAAGCTGATGGTATCATCATTGGTGCTCCTACTCG ATACGGTCGAGTACCTGCTCAGGTCTCAGCTTTGTTCGATCGAACTGGTGGTTTATGGGCCACAGGTGGATTAGTCGGTAAATTT GTATCTATGTTCACCTCTACTGCCGGTCAACACTCAGGACACGaaaccaccatcaccaccactttccctttcttcgctCACCACGGTTTGGTCTACGTGCCTATCGGTTACTCTAACCCTCTCGTCGGCGAGATCGGCTCCGTTCAAGGTGGTTCACCATACGGTGCTTCCACTGTTGCTGCCGCCGATGGTCACTTGCAACCTACTGAAAACGACTTGGCTGTTGCCGAACACcaaggaaag TACTTCTCAAACTTTGTTGCTACTTTCGTTAAAGGTAAGACCGTCGCCTAA